From the Leptospira biflexa serovar Patoc strain 'Patoc 1 (Paris)' genome, one window contains:
- a CDS encoding SDR family NAD(P)-dependent oxidoreductase — protein sequence MDQSLFGKNAIVTGGALGIGKETSLLLAKKGAHVVVSDIKVDEGNSLVKEIQSFGGSCEFVTCDVSKEEDIIRLTDHLQNQNKRLDIMVNNAGIANKPTFMHKVSTEVWNKLILMDLTSVFWSQKYATKQMLSDRKGGSIINVASIAGLGASPSLGPYCVAKAGVIELSTTGALEVAKFGVRINAVCPGWTETAILDVAGERGKSAMEKNIPIGRLGKPFEVANLIVFLASDDSSFITGSVYRVDGGTRS from the coding sequence ATGGATCAAAGTTTATTTGGGAAAAACGCAATTGTGACAGGTGGTGCCTTAGGCATTGGAAAAGAAACATCTCTCCTTCTTGCAAAAAAAGGGGCTCATGTAGTTGTCTCCGATATTAAAGTCGATGAAGGGAATTCATTAGTCAAAGAAATCCAAAGTTTTGGTGGTTCTTGCGAATTTGTAACTTGTGATGTGAGTAAGGAAGAAGACATCATACGTTTGACAGACCATTTGCAAAATCAAAACAAACGCCTAGACATCATGGTGAATAACGCAGGGATAGCCAATAAACCCACCTTCATGCATAAAGTATCAACCGAAGTTTGGAACAAACTCATCCTAATGGACCTAACGAGCGTATTCTGGTCTCAAAAGTATGCTACAAAACAGATGCTTTCCGATCGTAAAGGAGGTTCTATCATCAATGTAGCATCCATCGCCGGCCTTGGTGCTTCCCCTTCCCTTGGACCTTATTGTGTGGCAAAGGCAGGTGTGATTGAACTTTCTACAACTGGCGCTTTAGAAGTTGCCAAGTTTGGTGTCAGGATCAATGCCGTTTGTCCGGGTTGGACAGAAACTGCGATCCTTGATGTGGCAGGCGAACGGGGAAAATCGGCAATGGAAAAAAACATCCCGATCGGAAGGCTCGGAAAACCATTCGAAGTGGCGAATCTTATTGTTTTTTTGGCATCAGATGATTCGAGTTTTATCACAGGATCGGTGTATCGTGTGGATGGGGGAACTAGGAGTTAG
- a CDS encoding PAS domain S-box protein: MMELLESFFILEPSGVYFVTGTYKTSFVVLSIFISILASWISLYLLYRFSEVQNHLSRLAILFTASLSLGGAVWSMHFIGMISFELCTFVSYDKTITSLSILPSFIASFFALKTLSKKKITKFELVSVGILVGVGIGSMHYMGMSAMVMKPKLKYDPFLFLISLFVAITLSILSLYLQFRLKNSQLKLRSIYLTLISGIVMGSAISGMYYTGMAAARFVIPIGTEIDNTTNDQVFLAFFVGFGSLFVIGSAVVTIAFISYKDLFQNLQKSESRLRAIIETAADAIVMIDTRGIIQEFNVTAERMFGWTAKEIIGKNVKILMPSPFREEHDGYLSNYLTTGEAKIIGIGRETIALRKDGTTFPIRLAIGHTKLPQNDIFVGLISDISERILIEHALKDNEEQLRSFIQNIPGVVYRCLIDEYWSSVFLSDAIFQISGYPSKDFLEPNRIRNFSDIIHPDDREHVSNIIQNAIDTSDTFVLNYRIVHKNGEIRWVLEYGGPVYDENNEVKFLDGVILDNTDRRMIEEALIESKEKAEMASITKSTFLANMSHEIRTPMNAIIGFTEVLLSDPNPNQNKKHLETIRNSAKSLLRLLNDVLNSAKLDRGALELESVDFSLISLVDQVSSTFIMEAKRKGLEFLTHYSNELEDYYRGDSLRIRQILTNLIGNAIKFTKQGKIELFITPHKGQVLFHIQDTGIGIAEDRMEKIFEPFTQADVSMSRKFGGTGLGTTISKQLVELMGGKIWLESKLGVGTNFYFSLPLPKGHFETLIQEKVLLPLPKLEILIVDDVKQNVELIQILMESNGHKVNIARNGLEAFHLFQDNQFDLVLMDIQMPEMDGLEATRQIRSFEIQNNRTQTPIIALSASVFEEDKQQAKLAGMDGFLSKPIDVDELNQEISKWIQQTKNSSEKDSTQSFAPNSHTPDSVSDPVKFSPLPIDWERGEKIYGSRFQYQKVLKDYLEEQISTIRNLPDLFLSKDQTKEFFHKWKGVVSNLGLYSVVQILKDWEQNSTESLLARPMLTQISEEFQSLLLTISKIETMDSENSHSIVLQPNEIKREQFESSQQFEPKPLDKQEQTIAIELVDTLVESFQKGNLNQNVWNQLEKLLFQTVYQLELDSVSKSIEQFDFENSILLLENLEQKMREHSNDSKHKT; the protein is encoded by the coding sequence ATGATGGAATTATTAGAAAGTTTTTTTATCTTAGAACCTTCGGGCGTATATTTTGTTACTGGTACTTACAAAACTTCGTTTGTTGTTTTATCCATTTTTATCTCCATCCTTGCTTCCTGGATTTCATTGTATTTACTTTATCGATTTTCAGAAGTACAAAATCATCTCTCTCGTTTAGCCATTTTGTTTACAGCAAGTTTGTCCCTTGGGGGAGCTGTTTGGTCCATGCATTTTATAGGCATGATATCATTTGAACTCTGCACTTTTGTTTCTTATGATAAAACCATCACTTCGCTTTCCATCCTTCCCAGTTTCATCGCGTCTTTTTTTGCACTCAAAACATTGAGTAAAAAAAAGATCACCAAGTTTGAGTTAGTTTCTGTGGGAATCCTTGTAGGTGTAGGGATTGGAAGTATGCACTACATGGGAATGTCTGCAATGGTCATGAAGCCGAAACTCAAATATGATCCCTTTCTGTTTTTGATATCGCTTTTCGTTGCCATCACTTTATCCATCTTATCTTTGTATTTACAATTTCGTTTAAAAAATTCACAATTAAAACTACGAAGTATTTACTTAACCTTAATCAGTGGAATCGTGATGGGTTCGGCGATTTCCGGTATGTATTATACGGGAATGGCTGCAGCACGTTTTGTCATACCGATTGGAACAGAAATTGACAACACTACCAATGACCAAGTATTTTTAGCATTTTTCGTAGGCTTTGGTAGTCTTTTTGTCATAGGATCTGCTGTCGTTACCATCGCCTTTATTAGTTATAAGGATCTATTCCAAAATTTGCAAAAAAGTGAATCACGGTTACGCGCCATTATCGAAACCGCAGCAGATGCCATTGTCATGATTGATACTCGTGGGATCATCCAAGAGTTTAATGTTACCGCAGAACGAATGTTTGGATGGACCGCAAAGGAAATCATTGGAAAAAATGTTAAAATTCTTATGCCAAGTCCATTTCGGGAAGAACATGATGGTTATTTATCGAATTATCTGACTACTGGAGAAGCAAAAATCATAGGAATTGGTAGGGAAACCATTGCTCTTCGTAAAGACGGAACCACTTTCCCCATTCGACTTGCCATAGGACACACCAAACTACCTCAAAATGATATTTTTGTAGGACTCATTAGTGATATTTCTGAACGGATTCTCATAGAACATGCATTAAAGGATAATGAAGAACAACTTAGATCATTCATCCAAAATATTCCAGGCGTTGTGTATCGATGTTTGATTGATGAATATTGGTCTTCTGTATTTTTGAGCGATGCTATCTTTCAGATTTCAGGTTATCCATCAAAAGATTTTTTAGAACCAAATCGAATTCGAAATTTTTCGGATATCATTCACCCAGATGATCGGGAACACGTATCCAACATCATCCAAAATGCAATTGATACTTCCGATACATTTGTCCTGAATTATAGAATCGTTCATAAAAATGGTGAGATTCGTTGGGTTTTAGAGTATGGTGGACCAGTTTATGATGAAAATAACGAAGTTAAATTTTTGGATGGAGTGATTTTAGATAACACAGACCGACGAATGATTGAAGAAGCTCTGATTGAATCGAAAGAAAAAGCAGAGATGGCATCGATCACCAAATCCACTTTTTTAGCAAACATGAGTCATGAGATAAGGACTCCCATGAATGCCATCATTGGATTTACGGAAGTATTACTTTCTGACCCAAACCCCAATCAAAACAAAAAACACTTAGAAACCATTCGAAATTCTGCAAAATCACTTTTGCGATTGTTAAACGATGTATTGAATTCAGCAAAACTCGATCGGGGTGCATTAGAATTAGAATCTGTGGATTTTTCCCTTATCTCTCTCGTCGACCAAGTCAGTTCCACTTTTATTATGGAAGCAAAAAGGAAAGGATTGGAATTTTTGACCCATTATTCCAATGAATTGGAAGATTATTATCGAGGTGACAGTCTAAGGATCCGACAAATTCTAACAAATTTAATTGGGAATGCAATTAAGTTCACCAAACAAGGTAAAATTGAATTATTCATAACGCCACATAAAGGACAAGTATTGTTTCACATTCAAGATACAGGGATCGGAATTGCCGAAGATCGTATGGAAAAAATTTTTGAACCTTTCACACAAGCAGATGTATCGATGAGCCGAAAGTTTGGAGGTACCGGTTTAGGAACCACTATCTCCAAACAATTGGTGGAACTGATGGGTGGAAAAATTTGGCTCGAAAGTAAATTAGGAGTCGGGACAAATTTTTATTTTAGTCTTCCATTGCCTAAGGGCCATTTCGAAACTCTGATCCAAGAAAAAGTATTACTTCCACTACCTAAGCTAGAGATTCTCATTGTTGATGATGTAAAACAGAATGTCGAACTCATTCAGATTTTAATGGAATCTAACGGACATAAGGTGAATATCGCAAGAAATGGATTGGAAGCTTTCCATTTGTTCCAAGACAATCAATTCGATTTGGTACTGATGGACATCCAGATGCCAGAAATGGATGGCCTCGAGGCAACAAGGCAAATTCGTTCCTTCGAAATCCAAAATAATCGCACACAGACTCCAATCATCGCATTATCCGCCAGTGTGTTCGAGGAAGACAAACAACAGGCCAAATTAGCAGGTATGGATGGATTTTTATCAAAACCCATCGACGTAGATGAGTTAAATCAGGAAATTTCCAAATGGATCCAACAAACTAAAAACTCATCGGAAAAAGATTCCACACAATCCTTCGCTCCTAATTCCCATACCCCAGATTCCGTTTCCGATCCGGTGAAATTCTCTCCCCTTCCAATTGATTGGGAGAGAGGGGAAAAAATATATGGATCTCGGTTTCAGTATCAAAAGGTTTTAAAGGACTACTTAGAGGAACAAATTTCTACGATACGCAACTTACCTGATCTATTTTTATCCAAGGACCAAACAAAGGAATTCTTTCATAAATGGAAGGGAGTCGTGTCCAATTTGGGTTTGTATTCAGTGGTTCAAATTTTAAAAGATTGGGAACAAAATTCGACTGAATCATTGTTGGCTCGGCCCATGCTCACTCAGATCAGTGAAGAATTCCAATCTCTATTACTAACGATATCCAAAATAGAAACAATGGATTCTGAGAATTCGCATTCGATTGTATTACAACCAAACGAAATCAAAAGGGAACAATTTGAGTCCTCACAACAGTTTGAACCAAAACCACTCGATAAACAAGAGCAGACGATTGCAATTGAACTCGTCGATACTTTGGTGGAATCCTTTCAAAAAGGAAACCTCAACCAAAACGTTTGGAATCAATTGGAAAAACTTCTGTTTCAGACAGTCTATCAATTGGAATTAGATTCGGTATCCAAATCGATCGAACAATTTGATTTTGAAAATTCGATCCTACTTTTAGAGAATTTAGAACAAAAAATGAGAGAGCATTCAAATGATTCAAAACACAAAACCTAA
- a CDS encoding HD domain-containing phosphohydrolase codes for MIQNTKPKILVIDDEATNLQILNEILKNDYSLSFAKDANKGWELAFSESPDLILLDVMMPEKTGYDLIKQLKENKKTQFIPVIFVTALTDVGDEEKGFHLGAVDYITKPVSPAIVKARVKTHLSLVDSTEVKITRLQIIQRLGMASEYKDNETGMHVIRMSHYSKTLALAIGFSAEGADEILNAAPMHDVGKIGIPDSIIQKPGKLTEEEWNIMKRHPEIGAEIIGDHHSRLLKLAKSIALTHHEKYDGSGYPYQLKGENIPLEGRIISIADVFDALTTIRPYKKAWEVEDALGYLQKESGTHFDPKLVNEFLKVLPKILEIKAEWPEEIQKK; via the coding sequence ATGATTCAAAACACAAAACCTAAAATTTTAGTCATTGATGATGAAGCGACGAACTTACAAATATTAAATGAAATTTTGAAGAACGATTATTCCTTAAGTTTTGCAAAAGATGCAAATAAAGGATGGGAACTGGCCTTTAGTGAATCTCCCGATTTGATTTTGCTTGATGTGATGATGCCTGAAAAAACAGGTTATGACCTCATCAAACAATTAAAGGAAAATAAAAAAACTCAGTTCATCCCAGTGATTTTTGTAACAGCACTTACAGATGTAGGTGATGAGGAAAAAGGATTTCATTTGGGCGCAGTGGATTATATTACAAAACCTGTAAGCCCCGCAATCGTCAAAGCGAGGGTGAAAACACATTTATCGCTTGTGGATAGTACGGAAGTCAAGATCACAAGATTACAGATCATCCAGAGATTAGGGATGGCTTCCGAATACAAAGATAATGAAACGGGAATGCATGTCATTCGGATGAGCCATTATAGCAAAACACTTGCTCTCGCCATTGGTTTTAGTGCAGAAGGTGCAGATGAAATTTTAAATGCAGCACCCATGCACGATGTAGGTAAAATTGGAATCCCAGATTCGATCATCCAAAAACCAGGTAAACTCACGGAAGAAGAATGGAATATCATGAAACGCCATCCTGAAATTGGAGCCGAAATCATCGGAGACCATCATTCCCGTTTGTTAAAATTAGCAAAGTCCATCGCTCTCACACATCATGAAAAATATGATGGATCTGGATATCCTTATCAGTTAAAAGGGGAAAACATTCCTTTGGAAGGAAGGATCATCTCCATTGCCGATGTATTTGATGCCCTAACAACCATAAGACCATATAAAAAAGCATGGGAAGTAGAAGACGCTTTAGGATATTTACAAAAAGAATCAGGTACACATTTTGATCCAAAATTGGTAAACGAGTTTTTGAAGGTTCTTCCGAAGATTCTTGAAATCAAAGCAGAATGGCCGGAAGAAATTCAAAAAAAATAA
- a CDS encoding aldose epimerase — translation MIHLAKKTKAKLKNQTPDEWEIHDLWNRLESKGLFQNEAVSLSFLLPGLGQFIIMVKGEGKKSKPMVWIHSIQNPNTMVGDKNDIHFLPSLIRFHADLYSERPDVGAIVRFSPPWSSKLSYLDHPLPLVFDEQCRQLGASVNQLPLDSNGKLLPSPVLHSGANGFLLGEEVVITSVTREKAIYNCELIEKCAKAYLLAIATGGSVRKIPWFVRFIAKSRLLKDEKKAMEFYKRGERPTGFKAY, via the coding sequence ATGATTCATTTAGCAAAAAAAACAAAAGCCAAACTAAAAAACCAAACTCCCGATGAATGGGAAATACATGATCTTTGGAATCGATTGGAATCCAAAGGACTCTTCCAAAATGAGGCAGTCAGTTTGTCTTTTTTATTACCTGGCTTGGGTCAGTTCATAATCATGGTGAAAGGGGAAGGAAAAAAATCAAAACCAATGGTTTGGATCCATTCGATACAGAATCCAAACACCATGGTTGGTGATAAAAACGATATCCACTTCCTTCCTTCTCTCATTCGTTTTCATGCAGACCTATACTCGGAGCGCCCCGATGTAGGTGCCATCGTACGATTTTCACCGCCTTGGAGTTCCAAACTTTCCTACTTGGACCACCCTCTCCCACTTGTATTTGATGAACAATGCAGGCAGTTAGGTGCGAGTGTGAACCAATTACCTCTCGATTCCAATGGGAAATTATTACCAAGCCCAGTCTTACATTCAGGTGCCAATGGTTTTCTTTTAGGAGAAGAAGTGGTGATCACAAGTGTCACTCGTGAAAAGGCCATTTATAATTGTGAATTGATCGAAAAATGTGCCAAGGCATATCTTTTAGCGATTGCCACTGGTGGTAGCGTTCGAAAGATTCCGTGGTTTGTTCGTTTCATTGCAAAAAGTCGCTTATTAAAAGACGAAAAAAAAGCAATGGAATTTTACAAACGAGGAGAAAGGCCAACAGGATTCAAAGCTTACTAA
- a CDS encoding class II aldolase/adducin family protein: protein MTTKSQKIKTIQKEMITACIQLADIGFLAGIGGNLAVRVDEELMVVTPSASDYYTMKPEDLCVLEINSLKMVEGTKQPTTESGIHASFFQKRLDVNVSLHTHQPLASAITLLGNDISLESKEAKELIGSKLIMVSYAPSGTSFLVSAFRKKITLNQNGYLLKNHGIVCGAKDLKSAIRSVILIEKEATNFLKSSIQKNPVVANYPAPLVKQINSVFTT, encoded by the coding sequence ATGACAACCAAGAGCCAAAAGATCAAAACCATTCAAAAAGAAATGATTACCGCCTGTATCCAGTTAGCTGACATTGGATTTTTAGCAGGAATTGGTGGGAATTTGGCTGTACGTGTGGATGAGGAACTGATGGTAGTGACTCCTTCCGCAAGCGATTATTATACAATGAAACCAGAAGACCTTTGTGTTTTAGAAATAAACTCTCTAAAAATGGTGGAAGGAACCAAACAACCAACAACAGAAAGTGGAATCCATGCGAGTTTTTTTCAAAAACGTTTGGATGTGAATGTGAGCCTACACACACACCAACCTTTAGCAAGCGCCATCACACTCCTTGGAAACGATATCAGCCTAGAATCAAAAGAAGCGAAAGAACTCATTGGATCAAAACTCATCATGGTTTCTTATGCCCCGTCAGGGACTTCCTTTCTTGTCAGTGCCTTTCGTAAAAAAATCACTCTAAATCAGAATGGATATCTTCTCAAAAACCATGGAATTGTCTGCGGTGCGAAAGATTTAAAATCTGCCATACGTTCGGTGATCCTCATCGAAAAAGAAGCTACCAATTTCTTAAAGTCATCCATCCAAAAAAATCCCGTTGTGGCCAACTACCCTGCCCCACTGGTGAAACAAATCAATTCTGTTTTTACCACATAA
- a CDS encoding PP2C family protein-serine/threonine phosphatase encodes MKQANFHSLFSFCRRTFSLWIVNLLGPTDQFVMRHRILNGTLFAGLIAMAVGLGSEFFREGFEMGGLLALWAAFVFTILFYYLSRIKRYFQILIVPTFIISSLTACLQIKYSGGIVSANVMLLAPILVLNMLILGKKWDSFAIVFFVSILFGISEIQNTYPNWFSDYSSVKARSEDFLITAVSVLLLLGLMLRTLNRSYEDAITEVSRLKYQQDGDYYLTSLLTRPLSGIRNRSETIQFSSYIKQKKSFQFKNREYELGGDICVTDQIILKGRNYCVFANGDAMGKSMQGAGGVLVFGTAFRALIERTHRDGILSSYFPERWLHTALNDLNNVFEGFDGSMSMSLLLGLVDEKTGYMYYINAEHPFPIRYRDGKAQFLSEEATNYKLGMQKDRARIETCWIRPGDTIILGSDGRDDLEIGIDAIKNRVINFDHTSILKQVEETRGDITDLGKRLQTIGELTDDLSLLSIKYSPSQSNPNKSISPEMNRIIAILKDNQVLEALALLEEEMNSEVDNPILWKLLYQVYRKLDSFAKAGHAAETFSILHPSGLQMIWNGVIQYTKAGKIEEAIDMAERIYSRKPDVIPVLKLLIKLYKKSKRPERVSEYESALLKLKS; translated from the coding sequence ATGAAACAAGCGAATTTCCACTCTCTATTTAGTTTTTGCAGACGCACCTTTTCCCTTTGGATTGTGAACCTATTAGGTCCTACCGATCAATTTGTGATGCGGCATCGGATCTTAAATGGAACCTTATTTGCAGGTCTCATCGCCATGGCGGTAGGACTTGGGTCCGAGTTTTTTCGAGAAGGATTTGAAATGGGGGGCTTACTGGCCCTTTGGGCGGCCTTTGTTTTTACAATTCTCTTTTATTATTTATCTCGTATCAAACGATACTTTCAAATTTTGATAGTTCCAACATTTATCATCAGCTCCCTCACTGCCTGTTTGCAAATCAAATACAGTGGTGGAATTGTAAGTGCCAATGTGATGTTACTTGCACCAATTCTTGTACTGAACATGTTGATCCTTGGAAAAAAATGGGATTCCTTTGCGATTGTATTTTTTGTTTCCATTTTGTTTGGGATCAGTGAAATCCAAAATACTTATCCCAATTGGTTTTCCGATTACTCCTCTGTGAAAGCAAGAAGCGAAGATTTCCTCATCACCGCAGTTTCTGTTTTATTACTACTTGGGTTAATGTTACGAACCTTAAATCGTTCCTATGAAGATGCAATCACAGAAGTGAGCCGATTGAAATACCAACAAGATGGAGATTATTATCTGACATCACTTCTCACAAGGCCACTCTCCGGGATTCGGAACCGTTCCGAAACCATCCAATTTTCTTCCTATATCAAACAAAAGAAGTCCTTCCAATTTAAAAATCGAGAATATGAACTCGGGGGAGACATTTGTGTCACAGACCAAATCATCTTGAAAGGTCGTAATTATTGTGTGTTTGCCAATGGTGATGCAATGGGAAAATCCATGCAAGGAGCAGGGGGAGTCCTTGTGTTTGGAACTGCATTTCGTGCTCTCATTGAACGAACCCATCGGGATGGAATTCTCTCTTCTTATTTTCCTGAACGATGGTTACATACGGCACTGAATGATTTGAACAATGTGTTTGAAGGTTTTGATGGATCGATGTCGATGTCTTTACTCTTAGGACTCGTAGATGAAAAAACAGGGTATATGTATTACATCAATGCAGAACACCCATTTCCCATTCGGTATCGCGATGGAAAGGCTCAATTCCTTTCCGAAGAGGCGACAAATTACAAATTGGGAATGCAAAAAGACAGAGCAAGGATCGAAACCTGTTGGATCCGACCAGGTGATACCATCATTTTAGGGAGTGATGGACGGGATGATTTGGAAATTGGGATCGATGCCATCAAAAACCGTGTTATCAATTTCGATCATACTTCGATTTTAAAACAAGTTGAGGAAACGAGGGGTGACATTACTGATTTAGGTAAACGATTACAAACCATTGGCGAATTGACCGACGATTTATCCTTACTTAGTATCAAATACTCTCCTTCACAATCCAATCCAAACAAAAGCATTTCACCTGAAATGAATCGAATCATCGCCATTCTGAAGGACAATCAAGTTTTGGAAGCTTTAGCCTTATTAGAAGAGGAAATGAACTCAGAAGTTGATAACCCAATCCTTTGGAAACTATTGTACCAAGTGTATCGTAAGTTGGATTCATTTGCCAAGGCCGGGCATGCTGCGGAAACTTTTTCGATCCTCCATCCTTCTGGGTTACAGATGATTTGGAATGGGGTCATCCAATACACAAAAGCTGGAAAAATCGAAGAAGCGATCGACATGGCAGAAAGGATCTATAGCCGTAAGCCAGATGTGATTCCCGTGTTGAAGCTCCTCATCAAATTGTACAAAAAATCAAAACGACCGGAACGAGTGAGCGAATATGAATCTGCATTGCTGAAATTAAAATCATAG
- a CDS encoding CDP-alcohol phosphatidyltransferase family protein: MQIEEKKAKDLFQDRIFTLSNFLSILRVFLLPFFFYSTYDYAKDPSNLSAFFASIGYAIGAVFTDYLDGLFARILHQETTLGRYLDPVCDKLVTLGGLFVVTIHFEFPSWILIVYFIREILGVWLGGFLYLKRGLQGRPNWWGKFGVGIVAISVIWYMSLPYFLQFGAPYPFLMHPVISAYVLLFVLTAGVIAYVVRYWNIVFHPEAIELDPENKKQAKKYQKI; the protein is encoded by the coding sequence ATGCAAATCGAAGAAAAAAAAGCCAAAGACCTTTTCCAGGATCGTATCTTCACACTTTCCAATTTTTTATCAATCTTGCGGGTATTCTTATTACCATTTTTTTTCTATAGCACATATGATTATGCAAAAGACCCATCTAACTTATCTGCTTTCTTTGCTTCCATTGGTTATGCCATAGGAGCTGTCTTCACTGATTATTTAGATGGACTCTTTGCAAGAATTTTACACCAAGAAACAACACTCGGTCGTTATCTAGATCCGGTTTGTGATAAACTCGTGACTCTCGGCGGCCTTTTTGTTGTGACCATTCATTTTGAGTTTCCTAGTTGGATCCTTATTGTGTATTTCATTCGGGAAATACTTGGCGTTTGGCTTGGAGGCTTTTTGTATCTCAAACGTGGGTTACAAGGGAGGCCCAATTGGTGGGGGAAATTTGGTGTGGGGATAGTGGCAATCTCAGTGATTTGGTATATGTCATTGCCTTATTTTTTACAATTCGGCGCACCATACCCTTTTTTGATGCACCCAGTGATTTCAGCCTATGTTTTGCTTTTTGTGTTAACTGCTGGAGTGATTGCGTATGTGGTTCGGTATTGGAATATTGTTTTCCATCCCGAAGCAATCGAGTTAGATCCAGAAAACAAAAAACAGGCCAAAAAATACCAAAAGATTTAA
- the fliG gene encoding flagellar motor switch protein FliG: MKSENQTSATPGVRKAALLLLSLGKDRAADVLRHLDDAMLEAVILEMSKIRSVSKEERETILKEFHHTIEGITESTSGGLSAAKSLLEHTVGSEKANVILKKINKEETKNDFEFLNQVEPSVLQGMLGTESPQIIAVTLSHLDPKKAADVLKLFPKPEQAKIAVRLATTSKTHPDVIQNIARILKKRYEERDKQEYSEAGGAHVLANILNFMEKGAEETILSELEESSPDVADQVREKLYTFEDILSLDNKEMRILINRLADDTAISLAIRGAGDEIRKKFLNNMSQNRAEDILDLLDMKPRVTLREINEARSKIVQVARVLEEENQILFKKEKEEYIE; encoded by the coding sequence ATGAAGTCTGAGAACCAAACCTCCGCCACACCAGGAGTTCGAAAAGCTGCCCTCCTCCTCTTATCCCTTGGCAAAGATAGAGCTGCCGATGTTCTGAGACACCTGGATGATGCCATGCTCGAGGCAGTGATTTTGGAAATGTCCAAAATCCGATCGGTTTCGAAAGAAGAACGAGAAACGATCTTAAAAGAATTCCATCATACCATTGAAGGCATTACAGAATCCACCTCAGGTGGACTTTCTGCGGCCAAGTCACTTCTCGAACATACGGTTGGGTCCGAAAAAGCAAATGTGATCTTAAAAAAGATCAATAAAGAAGAAACAAAAAACGATTTTGAATTTTTAAACCAAGTGGAACCAAGTGTTTTGCAGGGAATGCTTGGGACAGAGTCTCCCCAAATCATCGCGGTCACCCTTTCCCATCTAGATCCCAAAAAAGCAGCTGATGTCTTGAAACTCTTTCCCAAACCCGAACAAGCAAAAATTGCCGTGCGATTGGCCACAACGTCAAAGACCCATCCTGATGTGATCCAAAACATTGCCCGCATCTTAAAGAAACGGTATGAAGAACGCGACAAACAGGAATATTCGGAAGCAGGTGGTGCCCATGTCCTTGCCAACATCCTAAACTTTATGGAAAAAGGGGCAGAAGAAACCATCCTATCCGAATTGGAAGAGTCCTCACCAGACGTCGCTGACCAAGTCCGCGAAAAATTATATACCTTTGAAGACATCCTTTCTCTTGATAACAAAGAGATGCGGATCCTCATCAATCGTTTGGCAGATGATACGGCAATCTCTCTTGCCATACGAGGTGCTGGGGATGAAATCCGCAAAAAATTCTTAAACAATATGAGCCAAAACAGGGCAGAAGACATCTTAGATCTTTTGGATATGAAACCTAGGGTCACCTTACGAGAGATAAACGAAGCAAGAAGTAAAATTGTACAAGTGGCTCGAGTCTTAGAAGAGGAAAATCAAATTCTCTTCAAAAAGGAAAAAGAAGAATACATTGAATGA